From Scylla paramamosain isolate STU-SP2022 chromosome 18, ASM3559412v1, whole genome shotgun sequence, one genomic window encodes:
- the LOC135109211 gene encoding uncharacterized protein LOC135109211 isoform X2 gives MRLLQTRLIGGLRTAMPGVSPPPGQPPHQHFDPSIVVNFLTLVALSQQRSGGIRSSVQRNASPAGGPTITLPTLAEGNPESEFGPYSTGNDPSAGVDPSTIVLPPMLRQSLYSYLLPRLASLSALVETVPGVPGLDYPIIAAVPYTNFYCSEMPWPGFYADTEARCQAWHYCDLDGRQASFLCPNGTMFNQAFFVCDWWYNVDCQSAPYLYSLNERVFALPEVDETAPHRTLTAEILDTIFL, from the exons ATGCGCCTGTTGCAGACCAGGCTGATCGGCGGCCTGCGCACCGCCATGCCCGGGGTGTCGCCTCCCCCTGGCCAGCCCCCGCACCAGCACTTTGACCCCTCCATTGTGGTGAACTTCCTCACCCTGGTGGCACTCTCCCAGCAGAG AAGTGGCGGGATTCGATCGTCAGTTCAGCGCAACGCCTCGCCGGCAGGAGGCCCCACCATCACCCTGCCCACCCTCGCTGAGGGCAACCCAGAGAGCGAGTTTGGCCCCTACAGCACCGGCAATGATCC GTCAGCCGGCGTGGACCCCTCTACCATAGTGCTGCCCCCCATGCTGCGCCAGTCCCTCTACTCCTACCTGCTGCCCCGCCTGGCCTCCCTCAGCGCCCTGGTGGAGACCGTGCCTGGCGTGCCCGGTCTGGACTACCCCATCATTGCCGCCGTGCCCTATACCAACTTCTACTGCTCCGAGATGCCCTGGCCTGGCTTCTACGCCGACACTGAGGCCAGATGTCAG GCGTGGCACTACTGCGATCTGGACGGGCGGCAGGCGTCGTTCCTCTGTCCAAACGGCACCATGTTCAACCAGGCGTTCTTCGTGTGCGACTGGTGGTACAACGTGGACTGCCAATCGGCGCCCTACCTCTACTCCCTCAACGAGCGTGTCTTCGCCCTGCCCGAGGTGGACGAGACGGCCCCACACCGCACCCTCACCGCAGAGATCCTGGACACCATCTTTTTGTGA
- the LOC135109211 gene encoding uncharacterized protein LOC135109211 isoform X3 encodes MRLLQTRLIGGLRTAMPGVSPPPGQPPHQHFDPSIVVNFLTLVALSQQSGGIRSSVQRNASPAGGPTITLPTLAEGNPESEFGPYSTGNDPSAGVDPSTIVLPPMLRQSLYSYLLPRLASLSALVETVPGVPGLDYPIIAAVPYTNFYCSEMPWPGFYADTEARCQAWHYCDLDGRQASFLCPNGTMFNQAFFVCDWWYNVDCQSAPYLYSLNERVFALPEVDETAPHRTLTAEILDTIFL; translated from the exons ATGCGCCTGTTGCAGACCAGGCTGATCGGCGGCCTGCGCACCGCCATGCCCGGGGTGTCGCCTCCCCCTGGCCAGCCCCCGCACCAGCACTTTGACCCCTCCATTGTGGTGAACTTCCTCACCCTGGTGGCACTCTCCCAGCAGAG TGGCGGGATTCGATCGTCAGTTCAGCGCAACGCCTCGCCGGCAGGAGGCCCCACCATCACCCTGCCCACCCTCGCTGAGGGCAACCCAGAGAGCGAGTTTGGCCCCTACAGCACCGGCAATGATCC GTCAGCCGGCGTGGACCCCTCTACCATAGTGCTGCCCCCCATGCTGCGCCAGTCCCTCTACTCCTACCTGCTGCCCCGCCTGGCCTCCCTCAGCGCCCTGGTGGAGACCGTGCCTGGCGTGCCCGGTCTGGACTACCCCATCATTGCCGCCGTGCCCTATACCAACTTCTACTGCTCCGAGATGCCCTGGCCTGGCTTCTACGCCGACACTGAGGCCAGATGTCAG GCGTGGCACTACTGCGATCTGGACGGGCGGCAGGCGTCGTTCCTCTGTCCAAACGGCACCATGTTCAACCAGGCGTTCTTCGTGTGCGACTGGTGGTACAACGTGGACTGCCAATCGGCGCCCTACCTCTACTCCCTCAACGAGCGTGTCTTCGCCCTGCCCGAGGTGGACGAGACGGCCCCACACCGCACCCTCACCGCAGAGATCCTGGACACCATCTTTTTGTGA